The Kordia sp. SMS9 genome window below encodes:
- the pckA gene encoding phosphoenolpyruvate carboxykinase (ATP) yields MTNNTFSTKTISLNQYGIMDAKAHYQLSSDQLHEETIQKGQGVETSFGAIAVNTGEFTGRSPMDRFIVKDSITEDEIWWGDINIPFEPEAFDKLYDKVVAYLSEKEVFVRDAYACADENYKLNIRVINEYPWSNMFVYNMFLRPTEEELDGFKEDWLVVNAPEFMADPAIDGTRQHNFAILNFTKKIALVGGTGYTGEIKKGIFSALNFILPVFKNTLPMHCSANVGKEEDTAIFFGLSGTGKTTLSADPDRRLIGDDEHGWTNENTVFNFEGGCYAKAIDLTEESEPEIYRAIKKGAILENVVLDEHKNVDFEDTSITQNTRVSYPIYHIDNIQIPSIGKNPKNIFFLTADAFGVLPPISKLTPGQAAYHFISGYTAKVAGTEAGIDEPVPSFSACFGAPFMPLHPTRYAEMLSEKMQEAGVNVWLINTGWTGGPYGTGSRMKLKYTRAMISAALEGKLNDVDYQTHPVFGLAIPKDCPNVPNEVLNPIDTWGDAEAYNKKAAELSSSFKENFAQFSAYANEEIMAGGPID; encoded by the coding sequence ATGACGAATAACACCTTCTCAACGAAAACGATTTCGTTAAACCAATATGGAATCATGGATGCGAAAGCACATTACCAACTTTCCTCGGACCAACTTCACGAAGAAACGATACAAAAAGGACAAGGAGTAGAAACTTCTTTTGGAGCGATTGCTGTAAACACAGGAGAGTTTACAGGAAGATCCCCGATGGATCGTTTTATTGTGAAAGATAGTATTACCGAAGATGAAATTTGGTGGGGTGACATCAACATTCCTTTTGAACCTGAAGCTTTTGATAAATTGTATGACAAAGTCGTTGCATACTTATCAGAAAAAGAAGTTTTTGTCCGCGATGCGTATGCGTGTGCCGACGAAAATTATAAATTGAACATTCGTGTAATCAACGAATATCCTTGGAGCAATATGTTTGTGTATAACATGTTTTTACGTCCAACGGAAGAAGAATTAGATGGTTTTAAAGAAGATTGGCTTGTTGTGAATGCACCAGAGTTTATGGCAGATCCTGCAATAGACGGAACGCGCCAACACAACTTTGCTATTTTGAACTTTACTAAGAAAATTGCACTTGTAGGTGGAACAGGATATACAGGAGAAATTAAAAAAGGAATTTTTTCTGCCTTAAACTTTATTTTGCCTGTATTTAAAAACACGTTGCCAATGCACTGTAGTGCGAATGTTGGAAAAGAGGAAGATACCGCTATTTTCTTCGGATTGTCAGGAACAGGGAAAACGACCTTGTCCGCAGATCCAGATCGCAGGTTAATTGGAGATGATGAACATGGTTGGACCAATGAAAATACAGTGTTCAACTTTGAAGGCGGTTGTTATGCGAAAGCCATTGATTTGACGGAAGAAAGCGAACCTGAAATTTATCGCGCGATTAAAAAAGGTGCGATTCTTGAAAATGTTGTACTCGACGAACATAAAAATGTAGATTTTGAAGATACTTCCATCACACAAAATACGCGTGTAAGCTATCCAATTTATCATATTGACAATATTCAAATTCCATCTATTGGAAAAAATCCTAAAAATATATTTTTCTTAACGGCAGATGCATTTGGTGTGTTGCCTCCAATTTCAAAATTAACACCAGGACAAGCAGCGTATCATTTCATTTCAGGGTATACTGCGAAAGTAGCAGGAACCGAAGCTGGAATTGACGAACCTGTACCAAGTTTTTCTGCGTGTTTTGGAGCGCCATTTATGCCATTACATCCAACCAGGTATGCAGAAATGCTGAGTGAGAAAATGCAGGAAGCTGGTGTAAATGTATGGTTGATCAACACCGGATGGACTGGTGGACCTTACGGAACTGGAAGTCGTATGAAGTTGAAATACACACGTGCTATGATTAGTGCAGCGTTGGAAGGAAAGTTAAATGATGTAGATTATCAAACACATCCAGTATTCGGATTGGCAATTCCAAAAGATTGTCCAAATGTGCCTAATGAAGTATTAAACCCGATTGATACTTGGGGAGATGCCGAAGCATACAATAAAAAAGCGGCAGAATTATCAAGCTCATTCAAAGAAAACTTTGCACAGTTTTCAGCATACGCAAACGAAGAGATTATGGCTGGTGGTCCAATAGACTAA
- a CDS encoding uroporphyrinogen-III synthase, translating to MKVKTILVSQPEPKIENSPYSRLIDKQKVKIDFRPFIHVEGVSARDVRHQKIDLTKFTAIILTSRNAVDHFFRVAEEMRFKVPDTMKYFCQSEAVAYYLQKYVVYRKRKIYVGKRTFKELSPLVKKYKDESFLLPSSDALKPTVPEILNSLNITWERGIFYKTVVSDLSDLRDVYYDILVFFSPSGIKSLLANFPDFEQNDTRIAVFGNTTVKATTEAGLRVDIKAPTPETPSMTMALAKYIDEVNKK from the coding sequence ATGAAAGTAAAAACCATTTTAGTTTCTCAACCGGAACCAAAAATTGAGAACTCACCTTACTCGAGGCTTATTGATAAGCAAAAAGTGAAAATTGATTTTAGGCCGTTCATACACGTTGAAGGTGTAAGTGCAAGAGATGTACGTCATCAAAAGATAGATTTGACAAAGTTTACAGCTATCATTTTAACAAGTAGAAATGCTGTAGATCATTTTTTTAGAGTAGCTGAAGAAATGCGCTTCAAAGTGCCTGACACCATGAAATATTTCTGCCAGTCAGAAGCAGTAGCTTACTATTTACAGAAATATGTAGTGTACAGAAAGCGTAAAATTTATGTTGGAAAACGCACGTTTAAAGAATTGTCTCCACTAGTTAAAAAGTATAAGGACGAATCATTTTTATTACCATCATCGGATGCGTTAAAACCCACAGTTCCAGAAATTTTGAATTCGTTGAATATTACTTGGGAACGCGGAATTTTTTACAAAACCGTAGTAAGCGACTTGTCTGACTTGCGTGATGTGTATTATGACATTTTAGTGTTCTTTAGTCCATCTGGAATCAAGTCTTTATTGGCAAACTTCCCTGATTTTGAACAAAATGACACACGCATTGCTGTTTTTGGAAATACAACCGTAAAAGCAACGACAGAAGCAGGATTGAGAGTTGATATTAAAGCACCAACGCCAGAAACTCCATCCATGACGATGGCATTGGCAAAATACATTGACGAAGTGAATAAGAAATAA
- a CDS encoding acyl transferase, whose product MDSNIIFNIHDEASFETVAFQTFQHQFENNNVYRSFCDLLYIHPSDITKIEDIPFLPIQFFKSHEIVSNRQPIQETFTSSGTTGSTPSKHHVTDISIYEESYQKGFEYFYGNIEDCIVLALLPNYLERKGSSLVYMVNDLIKRSKQAESGFYLHDLKALTEKLIQLDNTGKKVLLIGVSFALLDLIETTQFQLKNTIIMETGGMKGRRKELIRTELHQQLCEGFGVAEIHSEYGMTELLSQGYSKGNGIFKTPPWMKILTRDPEDALTIQTNGKSGGINVIDLANINSCAFIATQDLGKVHADNTFEIIGRFDHSDIRGCNLMVF is encoded by the coding sequence ATGGATTCCAATATAATTTTCAATATACATGACGAAGCTTCTTTTGAAACGGTAGCGTTTCAAACGTTTCAGCATCAATTTGAAAATAATAATGTCTACCGATCTTTTTGCGATTTACTCTACATTCACCCAAGTGATATTACAAAAATAGAAGACATTCCGTTTTTGCCCATTCAATTCTTTAAATCACACGAAATTGTTTCCAATCGCCAACCGATTCAAGAAACATTTACCAGTTCTGGAACCACAGGAAGCACGCCGAGCAAACATCACGTGACGGATATTTCTATTTACGAAGAAAGCTATCAAAAAGGCTTTGAATATTTCTATGGAAACATTGAAGATTGTATCGTTTTAGCGCTTTTACCGAACTATTTAGAACGAAAAGGCTCATCGTTAGTGTATATGGTAAACGACCTCATCAAACGTAGTAAACAGGCTGAAAGCGGTTTTTATTTGCATGATTTAAAAGCGCTTACAGAAAAACTCATTCAACTAGATAACACTGGTAAAAAAGTATTGCTCATCGGCGTTTCTTTTGCTTTATTGGATTTGATTGAAACGACACAGTTTCAATTAAAAAATACGATCATCATGGAAACAGGTGGCATGAAAGGTCGCAGAAAGGAACTAATTCGCACAGAATTGCATCAACAACTTTGTGAAGGTTTTGGTGTTGCGGAAATTCACTCGGAATATGGCATGACCGAATTACTTTCGCAAGGCTATTCCAAAGGAAATGGCATTTTTAAAACACCGCCGTGGATGAAAATCCTAACGCGCGATCCTGAAGATGCACTCACCATACAAACCAACGGAAAATCTGGCGGAATCAACGTTATTGATTTGGCAAATATCAACTCCTGTGCGTTCATTGCCACACAAGATTTAGGCAAAGTACATGCAGACAATACGTTTGAAATCATTGGTCGTTTTGATCATTCAGACATCCGAGGTTGTAATTTAATGGTATTTTAA
- a CDS encoding DUF4271 domain-containing protein: protein MITTIERSIISKDWLTLLFVTTFCLLVVTRLVFQKKFTLFLGFLFSNKYQSQAIAKQESIINGFTSLLFCVQVISFSIFGYIAVTFFRPYLANAPFLFVKISSFMVFFIVIRYILEKIMAVILDIELYINAYNFHKINARNLFGLLLIPINLVLVYYDYQHNIVFFSVICVFVSYNLIVLFLLLKNYQKLIINKLFYFILYLCALEIAPYLVIYKLLIE, encoded by the coding sequence ATGATTACTACTATTGAACGCAGCATCATTTCTAAAGATTGGCTCACCTTGTTGTTTGTAACGACATTTTGTTTGCTAGTGGTAACGCGTTTGGTGTTTCAAAAGAAGTTTACGCTCTTTTTAGGATTTCTGTTTTCGAATAAATACCAAAGCCAAGCCATTGCCAAACAGGAAAGTATCATCAACGGATTTACCTCACTCCTTTTTTGTGTGCAAGTCATTTCGTTTTCCATTTTTGGATACATTGCGGTTACTTTTTTTCGTCCGTATTTGGCAAATGCGCCGTTTTTGTTTGTAAAAATCAGTTCGTTCATGGTATTTTTTATTGTGATCCGATATATTTTGGAAAAAATTATGGCGGTTATTTTAGATATTGAACTGTATATAAATGCCTATAATTTTCATAAAATCAACGCGCGAAATCTTTTTGGTTTGCTCTTGATTCCCATCAACTTAGTACTTGTTTACTATGATTATCAGCATAATATTGTATTTTTCTCAGTAATTTGTGTCTTTGTATCCTATAATCTTATCGTATTATTTCTTCTACTAAAGAATTATCAAAAATTGATTATCAACAAGTTGTTTTATTTTATTTTGTATCTTTGCGCACTTGAAATTGCCCCTTATTTAGTTATCTATAAATTATTAATTGAATAA
- a CDS encoding DUF423 domain-containing protein, translated as MRKKILITGTILGLLAVILGAFGAHALKKVLSADQLASFETGVRYQMYHVFLLLFTGMSTLISPKMQRLIYVFVLWGIILFSGSIYLLATKDVTGLDISSIGFITPIGGTLLIIGWIALLLNFFKLKTEKIS; from the coding sequence ATGAGAAAAAAAATATTGATTACAGGAACTATTTTGGGATTGTTAGCGGTTATTTTAGGAGCTTTTGGGGCACATGCGCTCAAAAAAGTATTGAGTGCCGATCAACTTGCTTCTTTTGAAACAGGTGTGCGTTACCAAATGTATCACGTGTTTTTATTACTTTTTACAGGAATGTCCACGCTGATTTCTCCAAAAATGCAACGACTCATCTATGTTTTTGTGTTGTGGGGAATTATTTTATTTTCAGGTTCTATTTATTTATTAGCAACAAAAGATGTTACAGGTTTGGATATCAGCAGTATAGGGTTTATTACACCAATTGGAGGAACACTCTTGATTATAGGTTGGATAGCACTTCTCTTGAATTTTTTCAAGCTTAAAACAGAGAAAATCAGTTAA
- a CDS encoding DUF4296 domain-containing protein, which produces MKKYIACLLILVLTIASCKNEAIPKPDDLLSKETMAAILYDITLVNSIKGVNKSKLDDGFMHLDMYLYEKHKTDSLQFKSSNNYYAANPEIYSEIYGIVQARLTKERKEVGEQLEIEQKRRDSISEAKKQARMKKIDTTLSNKGKPQKKKPQNVQKENSDG; this is translated from the coding sequence ATGAAAAAATATATAGCTTGTTTATTAATACTTGTACTTACGATAGCTTCTTGTAAAAACGAAGCCATTCCAAAGCCAGATGATTTATTGTCAAAAGAGACGATGGCGGCGATTTTATACGACATTACTTTGGTCAATTCTATCAAAGGTGTGAACAAATCGAAACTCGATGATGGTTTTATGCATTTGGACATGTATTTGTACGAAAAGCACAAAACGGATAGTTTGCAATTTAAAAGTAGTAATAACTATTATGCGGCAAATCCGGAAATATACAGTGAGATATACGGAATTGTACAAGCGCGACTCACCAAAGAGCGAAAAGAAGTAGGAGAACAGCTAGAAATTGAGCAAAAACGTAGAGATTCTATCTCAGAAGCCAAGAAGCAAGCACGCATGAAAAAGATAGATACGACGCTTAGCAACAAAGGGAAACCACAAAAAAAGAAGCCTCAAAATGTACAAAAGGAAAATAGTGATGGTTAG
- a CDS encoding dihydroorotase, with amino-acid sequence MHKILLKNAQIVSEVEVKTADILIEGERIANIGTNLSDESAEVIDIAGKYVFPGVIDDQVHFREPGLTHKANIATESRAAIAGGITSFVEMPNTNPQTTTIEKLQEKLDIAKETSFANYSFMFGGTNDNLEEIMKVDTTQVAGLKLFLGSSTGNMLVDDEAVLEKIFSSTDMVISVHCEDEGTIRKNLAEYKEKYGDDIPIEFHPIIRSEEACYLSSSRAIALAKKTGARLHVFHLSTGKETHLFDNSIPLEEKKITAEVCIHHLWFSDENYKEKGTHIKWNPAVKTANDREQLWEALLDDRIDVIATDHAPHTLEEKNNPYTSAPSGGPLVQHALNAMIQAHKQGKISLEKIVQKMCHNPARLFQVKDRGFIKEGFYADLVVVDLEKSYTVSRDNVLYKCGWSPFEGTTLDSTVTHTFLNGNLAYHEGTFSEKRHVKQLEFNR; translated from the coding sequence ATGCATAAAATATTACTCAAAAACGCACAAATAGTAAGTGAAGTCGAAGTGAAAACGGCCGATATTTTAATCGAAGGCGAACGCATCGCAAACATCGGAACGAATCTTTCTGACGAAAGTGCCGAAGTGATTGATATTGCTGGAAAATACGTATTTCCTGGCGTCATTGATGATCAAGTGCATTTTAGAGAACCTGGATTGACACATAAAGCGAATATTGCTACAGAATCGCGTGCTGCCATCGCGGGCGGAATTACGTCTTTTGTAGAAATGCCAAATACGAATCCGCAAACAACGACGATTGAGAAGCTTCAAGAAAAATTGGACATTGCGAAAGAAACTTCTTTTGCCAATTATTCGTTTATGTTTGGTGGAACGAATGATAATTTAGAAGAAATCATGAAAGTGGACACCACGCAAGTGGCGGGATTGAAACTATTTTTAGGGTCTTCTACAGGAAATATGCTGGTGGATGATGAAGCCGTTTTAGAAAAAATATTTTCAAGTACAGATATGGTGATTTCGGTGCATTGTGAAGATGAAGGAACGATCCGAAAGAATTTGGCCGAATACAAAGAGAAATACGGAGATGATATTCCAATCGAATTTCACCCGATCATTCGCAGTGAAGAAGCGTGTTATTTATCGTCTTCCAGAGCGATTGCTTTAGCGAAGAAAACGGGCGCTCGCTTACATGTTTTTCATCTGTCTACAGGAAAAGAAACCCATTTGTTTGACAATTCCATTCCGTTAGAAGAAAAGAAAATCACGGCGGAAGTGTGTATTCACCATTTGTGGTTTTCAGATGAAAATTACAAAGAAAAAGGAACACACATCAAGTGGAATCCTGCGGTAAAAACAGCGAATGACAGAGAGCAATTGTGGGAAGCGTTATTGGACGATAGAATTGATGTCATTGCTACTGATCATGCGCCACATACATTGGAAGAAAAAAACAATCCATACACAAGTGCACCTTCTGGTGGACCGTTGGTGCAACATGCGTTAAACGCGATGATTCAAGCACACAAACAAGGAAAAATTTCGTTGGAAAAAATTGTCCAAAAAATGTGTCACAATCCCGCGCGTTTGTTTCAAGTAAAAGACAGAGGTTTTATAAAAGAAGGTTTTTATGCAGATTTAGTCGTGGTGGATTTGGAAAAATCATACACTGTTTCTAGAGACAATGTATTGTACAAATGCGGTTGGTCGCCATTTGAAGGCACAACCTTAGATTCTACCGTGACACATACATTTTTAAATGGCAATTTAGCCTATCATGAAGGAACGTTTTCAGAAAAACGTCATGTAAAACAATTAGAATTCAACAGATGA
- a CDS encoding polyprenol monophosphomannose synthase: MSDAIVVIPTYNEIENIEAIIDAVFAQEKAFHVLVVDDNSPDGTHQKVIELQEKYPERLFLEVREAKTGLGTAYIHGFRWVLARDYEYIFEMDADFSHNPEDLVRLLAACQEDGFDVAIGSRYVKGVNVVNWPMNRVLMSYFASKYVRFITGIPIHDTTAGFICYRRKVLETIGLETIRFVGYAFQIELKFKAWKLGFKIKEVSVIFTDRTKGKSKMDSSIFSEAVFGIIKMKIRSMFTKTKPHA, from the coding sequence ATGTCCGACGCAATTGTAGTCATACCAACGTATAACGAAATTGAAAATATTGAAGCCATCATTGACGCAGTTTTTGCGCAAGAAAAGGCGTTTCATGTGTTAGTTGTGGACGATAATTCCCCTGACGGAACCCACCAAAAAGTCATTGAATTACAGGAAAAATACCCTGAACGACTGTTTTTAGAAGTACGAGAAGCCAAAACAGGCTTAGGAACTGCCTATATTCACGGTTTTCGTTGGGTGTTGGCGCGCGATTATGAATATATTTTTGAGATGGATGCTGATTTTTCACACAATCCTGAAGATTTAGTTCGATTGTTAGCCGCTTGCCAAGAGGATGGTTTTGATGTCGCAATCGGTTCGCGGTATGTAAAAGGTGTGAATGTGGTCAATTGGCCAATGAATCGGGTGTTGATGTCGTATTTTGCGTCAAAATATGTGCGGTTCATCACAGGAATTCCCATTCATGATACCACAGCAGGATTTATTTGTTACCGCAGAAAAGTTTTGGAAACGATTGGTTTGGAAACGATTCGCTTTGTGGGATACGCGTTTCAGATTGAATTAAAATTCAAAGCGTGGAAACTCGGTTTCAAAATCAAAGAAGTTTCCGTTATTTTTACGGATAGAACCAAAGGGAAATCTAAAATGGACAGTTCCATATTTTCGGAAGCTGTGTTCGGAATTATCAAAATGAAAATTAGAAGTATGTTTACCAAAACCAAACCTCATGCATAA
- a CDS encoding NAD-dependent epimerase/dehydratase family protein: protein MILVTGGTGLVGAHLLAHLAQTETRIKAIYRTLEKLEAVKTVFGYYFEDVPYFFDKIEWHKADVTDVPSLEEVFPNITHVYHVAALVSFDPKLFEDLRKINIEGTANMVNLSIAYSVKKFCFVSSIAAIGETEHPEIPITEDTHWNPEADNNVYAISKYGSEMEVWRGSQEGLDIVIVNPAIILGAGFWRGGGSGSLFRKIDKGLKYYSNGILSYVDVVDVVSVMIQLMESDIKNERFILVAENWTVEKFTKTTAKALNVQPPTKAASSFLLGIAWRLDWWQQFFTGKHRKLTRLMAKSIQSQMVYDSSKVTKQLNFTFTPMQETIDRVSKRYKNR, encoded by the coding sequence ATGATATTAGTCACAGGAGGAACTGGATTGGTTGGTGCGCATTTATTAGCACATTTAGCACAGACAGAAACGCGTATTAAAGCCATTTATAGAACATTGGAAAAGCTAGAAGCTGTAAAAACGGTTTTTGGGTATTATTTTGAAGATGTTCCTTATTTTTTTGATAAGATTGAATGGCATAAAGCCGATGTGACGGATGTGCCTTCGCTAGAAGAAGTATTTCCCAACATTACGCACGTATATCATGTAGCCGCACTCGTTTCTTTTGATCCGAAATTGTTTGAAGATTTGCGCAAAATAAATATTGAAGGCACAGCAAACATGGTGAATTTGTCCATTGCGTACAGTGTGAAAAAATTCTGCTTTGTCAGTTCCATTGCAGCAATTGGCGAAACGGAACACCCAGAAATTCCGATTACGGAAGATACACATTGGAATCCCGAAGCAGACAATAATGTGTATGCGATTTCGAAATACGGTTCTGAAATGGAAGTTTGGCGCGGTTCGCAAGAAGGGTTGGACATTGTCATTGTAAATCCTGCCATTATTTTAGGTGCTGGATTTTGGCGCGGCGGCGGAAGTGGCTCGTTGTTTCGTAAAATTGACAAAGGCTTAAAATATTACTCCAACGGAATTTTAAGTTATGTAGATGTGGTCGATGTCGTTTCTGTAATGATTCAACTGATGGAAAGCGATATAAAAAACGAACGTTTTATTTTAGTTGCTGAAAACTGGACGGTTGAAAAATTTACAAAAACTACGGCAAAAGCATTGAACGTACAACCACCAACAAAAGCAGCGAGTTCCTTTTTATTAGGAATTGCTTGGCGATTGGATTGGTGGCAACAATTCTTCACAGGAAAACACCGAAAATTAACGCGATTGATGGCAAAATCCATTCAGTCACAAATGGTGTACGACAGTAGCAAAGTTACAAAGCAATTGAATTTTACCTTTACACCCATGCAGGAAACGATTGATCGTGTGAGTAAACGTTATAAAAATCGGTAG
- the tyrS gene encoding tyrosine--tRNA ligase produces MNSNLVAELRWRGMIHDIMPGTEEQLNKEMTTAYVGFDPTADSLHIGSLVPIILLMHLYKAGHKPIALVGGATGMIGDPSGKSDERNLLTEDILNHNVAGIKRVLSRFLDFNSNEENAPILVNNYDWMKNFSFIDFARDVGKRITVNYMMAKDSVKKRVSSEGAGMSFTEFTYQLIQGYDFYHLHKEHNCLLQMGGSDQWGNITTGTELVRRMNDEAAKAYAMTCPLITKADGSKFGKTAGGNIWLDADKTSVYRFYQFWLNASDADAEKYIKIFTFLEEETVKSLIAEHQEAPHTRVLQKRLAAEVTTLVHGAEALEKALKATQILFGKSTSEDLKQLDEQTLLDVFEGVPQAEIDRVDIEAGLDMIAALAAKTNFLNSNGDARRALKENSVAVNKTKVKEDYKITTDDLINDKFVTIQRGKKKNFLLIVK; encoded by the coding sequence ATGAATAGCAATTTAGTAGCAGAATTACGTTGGAGAGGAATGATACACGATATCATGCCAGGAACCGAAGAACAACTGAACAAAGAAATGACGACTGCGTATGTGGGATTTGATCCTACAGCCGATTCGTTACATATTGGAAGTTTGGTGCCTATTATCTTGTTGATGCATTTGTATAAAGCGGGACACAAGCCAATTGCTTTGGTTGGTGGTGCTACAGGAATGATTGGTGATCCATCAGGAAAGTCGGACGAACGTAATTTGCTAACAGAAGATATTTTGAATCACAATGTAGCGGGAATTAAACGTGTATTGTCTCGCTTTTTAGATTTTAATTCGAACGAAGAAAACGCGCCAATTTTAGTAAACAATTACGATTGGATGAAGAATTTTTCTTTTATCGACTTTGCGCGTGATGTTGGAAAACGAATTACAGTCAACTACATGATGGCGAAAGATTCGGTAAAGAAACGTGTTTCCAGTGAAGGTGCTGGTATGTCGTTTACGGAGTTTACCTACCAATTGATTCAAGGATACGATTTTTACCATTTACATAAAGAACACAATTGTTTGTTGCAAATGGGCGGATCGGATCAATGGGGAAATATTACAACAGGAACCGAATTGGTGCGCAGAATGAACGATGAAGCTGCAAAAGCATACGCAATGACCTGTCCGTTAATTACAAAAGCGGACGGTTCTAAGTTTGGAAAAACGGCTGGTGGAAATATCTGGTTAGATGCTGATAAAACGTCGGTATACCGCTTTTACCAATTTTGGTTGAACGCTTCGGATGCAGATGCAGAAAAGTATATTAAAATCTTTACCTTTTTGGAGGAAGAAACCGTGAAATCTTTGATTGCAGAACACCAAGAAGCACCGCATACACGTGTATTGCAAAAACGTTTGGCAGCAGAAGTAACTACTTTGGTGCACGGAGCAGAAGCGTTGGAAAAAGCGTTGAAAGCGACACAAATTCTCTTTGGAAAATCGACTTCGGAAGATTTAAAGCAATTGGATGAACAAACTTTATTGGATGTTTTTGAAGGTGTACCGCAAGCAGAAATTGATCGTGTGGATATTGAAGCAGGGTTGGATATGATTGCGGCGTTAGCTGCAAAAACCAACTTTTTAAACTCTAACGGAGATGCGCGTAGAGCGTTAAAAGAAAATTCTGTGGCGGTGAATAAAACGAAAGTGAAAGAAGATTATAAAATCACGACAGACGATTTGATTAATGATAAGTTTGTGACCATTCAACGTGGAAAGAAGAAGAATTTTTTGTTGATAGTTAAATAG
- a CDS encoding saccharopine dehydrogenase family protein: protein MRNILIIGAGKSASYLIKYFLDKSHTENLHITVGDINLENAQKLVGNHENASAILLDVFHEESRQAAIKEAAIVISMLPARFHIEVAKDCVQFGKNMVTASYISKEMQALDEAVKEKGLVFMNEIGVDPGIDHMSAMEVIDRIRDHGGKMILFESFTGGLVAPESDTNLWNYKFTWNPRNVVLAGQGGTAKFIQEGSYKYIPYNRLFRRTEFLTVEGYGKFEAYANRDSLKYRSVYGLDDILTLYRGTIRRVGYSRAWQMFVMLGMTDDSYVMENSAEMSYRDFVNSFLPYSPTDSVELKMRHNLKIDQDDTLWEKLLELDIFNPHKKVGLENATPAQILQKILMDSWTLKPEDKDMIVMYHKFGYEKDGEKHQIDSKMVILGEDQTYTAMAKTVGLPVAIAALKILNKEITTPGVQLPITKEVYTPILEELSTYGIAFREEKVPYFGYNDEYV, encoded by the coding sequence ATGCGAAACATTTTAATTATTGGTGCAGGAAAATCTGCTTCGTACCTTATTAAATATTTTTTAGATAAAAGTCACACAGAAAACTTACATATTACCGTTGGAGATATCAATCTTGAAAATGCTCAAAAATTAGTTGGAAATCATGAAAATGCGTCTGCTATTTTGTTGGATGTATTTCATGAAGAAAGTCGCCAAGCTGCCATCAAAGAAGCCGCTATTGTGATTTCAATGTTGCCAGCGCGCTTTCATATTGAAGTAGCGAAAGATTGTGTGCAATTTGGGAAAAATATGGTGACGGCTTCCTACATCAGTAAGGAAATGCAAGCACTAGATGAAGCTGTAAAAGAAAAAGGCTTGGTATTTATGAACGAAATTGGTGTCGATCCTGGCATTGATCACATGAGTGCCATGGAAGTTATTGATCGCATTCGTGATCACGGCGGAAAAATGATTTTGTTTGAATCGTTTACAGGTGGATTGGTCGCACCTGAGAGTGATACCAATTTGTGGAACTATAAATTTACATGGAATCCTAGAAACGTGGTGTTAGCTGGACAAGGTGGCACGGCAAAATTTATTCAAGAAGGAAGCTATAAATATATTCCATATAATAGACTCTTCCGTAGAACGGAATTTTTAACTGTAGAAGGCTACGGAAAGTTTGAAGCGTATGCCAACCGCGATTCGCTAAAGTACAGAAGTGTATATGGTTTGGATGATATTTTGACTTTGTATCGCGGAACCATCCGAAGAGTTGGATACTCAAGAGCTTGGCAAATGTTTGTCATGTTAGGCATGACGGACGATAGTTATGTCATGGAAAACTCCGCAGAAATGAGCTATCGTGATTTTGTGAATTCTTTCTTGCCGTACAGTCCCACCGATTCTGTAGAGTTGAAAATGCGTCACAATTTAAAGATTGATCAAGATGATACGCTCTGGGAAAAGTTATTGGAGTTAGATATTTTCAATCCGCACAAAAAAGTAGGCTTGGAAAATGCGACGCCTGCACAAATTCTACAAAAAATATTGATGGATAGCTGGACGCTTAAACCAGAAGATAAAGATATGATTGTGATGTATCACAAGTTTGGGTATGAAAAAGATGGTGAAAAGCATCAAATTGATTCCAAAATGGTGATTTTAGGAGAAGATCAAACATACACAGCGATGGCAAAAACTGTTGGATTGCCCGTTGCAATTGCTGCTTTGAAAATTTTAAACAAAGAAATTACCACACCAGGTGTACAATTACCTATTACAAAAGAAGTATATACGCCTATTTTGGAAGAATTATCTACGTACGGAATTGCTTTTAGAGAAGAGAAAGTTCCGTATTTTGGCTATAATGATGAGTATGTGTAG